From Panthera uncia isolate 11264 chromosome E1, Puncia_PCG_1.0, whole genome shotgun sequence, one genomic window encodes:
- the RPL38 gene encoding 60S ribosomal protein L38, which produces MPRKIEEIKDFLLTARRKDAKSVKIKKNKDNVKFKVRCSRYLYTLVITDKEKAEKLKQSLPPGLAVKELK; this is translated from the exons ATG CCTCGCAAGATTGAAGAAATCAAGGACTTTCTGCTCACGGCCAGGCGAAAGGATGCCAAGT CCGTCAAGATcaagaaaaataaggataatgtgAAGTTTAAAGTCCGATGCAGCAGGTACCTTTACACTTTGGTCATCACAgacaaagagaaggcagagaaactgaagcagtCCCTGCCCCCAG GTTTGGCAGTAAAGGAGCTGAAATGA